The Plasmodium yoelii strain 17X genome assembly, chromosome: 8 DNA window tatttttttttagctatAAACAGAATaacaaagaaaaaatatttgtatgAATTTATGTTCCTAATAAGAAAAGTTAGCAATATTATACAATCCAATGAGTATGGATATATGTGGAAAGTTTTTGTTTTTCGATTTTTACCAACgatgaatatattatatttattgctACAATTGTATGTATTGTGCATGTGAGCACTTTTAACAATCCTCAcatatttacaatttttttagtttggataatttaattgtatattatatatatatgtatatttgcTGGTCATATTGTCGAATTATCCCAAAAGAATTTGTAAATAATAGATGGTAAGGGTATCATACTTGCCCacaaagaataaaaaaaaaaaagaacaaaataaatacatcCAGCCAAttaaatcaataaaaatggaGGAAAATAATAAGGTAAGGAAAATACACTATTATGAGggatagtaaaaaaaaaaaatattagcaTTTACGAGTTAGCTATTGCTTTTTATAGCTATTTACATGCACAagtcatattatatatataaaaacttgatataattatgaacaaattGGCTAGTATTAAATTggctatttatttttatcatttgtttgttcattatttaattgtAGATTATCGATCAACTAATTGAATTGGGATATTCTAAGGAGATAAGTATGAGAGTTATAAAAATGAGTGAAGCTAAAACAGGTAAATTAAATCACAcggtataataataaataaaacatgaaataaaaataatatattatgtgtGCATTTTTGGTACAATTTTGGTACAATTTTGGTCCAATTTTCGGTCAATTTTTGCGTTATTGCATTTATTTCATGCATCAAATACATAGCATTCCTCAATTTTTATCTTTCGATTTTGTTGTATtggtttttcttttttaatgtGATTAAACAGTTGACGAAGCTTTAAGTTGGATTGAACTCATTGAGGAAAACCCCGATGTTGtaaattcaaaaataaatacagaCAATAAAGGTGAAAATGGAAATAGTACGGAAAGTATTAGTGAAAATGTAGCAGTAGACAAAAATATAGAAAGTAGCAAAGAACAGAAACCGAAATTAACTCCAGAAGAAGCTCAAAAAAAAGCTATTGAATTGCAAAAGAAAATtcgagaaaaaaaattacaaaaagaaaaagaagaagaaattgaaaaagaaaaaaaacgaatTGCTATGACAAAGGAAatacaaaaaagaaaagaacaATTAGAAGAATAtgaaaggaaaaaatatatcgaaAATTTAGAAAGGGAAAGAAacgaatataaaaaagaaaaacaaaaacaatTAGAACTGCTAAAAAGGGAATATGAAGCCAAATTTTCTATGACTTATAATCCTGAtagccaaaaaaaaaaaagtatagaAGATCTAGGAGAAAATCAAAAAAGGGATGAAATCgctattttatttaacaatttaaaaaataaacataaaaataataaaactgaATTAATAAgttcattaaatattttaagaaaatattttagtaatataaaagataatattttagaaaaaaaattccaaaaaattaaaaaggaaaataaagtgtttattgaaaaaataaaaatatatgaagaaATGATTACCATATTTCTTTTAGTTGGATTTGAAGATACAGGTTGAgaagagaaaatatattatcttgtttttttaaatgtttatgtgtttctctttttttcgttttttcaaaattgtGTGTAACATGATAAACATGTCATACATATGTCTTATGCATATAAAGCCACAATTTTTCttcgatatttttttttatcaggCGAATTctatgttataaaaaattacccTAATACATATTTACTTTCTTCTGCCATCAAATTTATTGATttagttataaaaaatttaaattcatAAGGGGtaagttttaaaaaaaaatagtttatattgaaaatatacatttttataaatgtaacaaatatatttaacaaaaaaaaagtaatacaCAGAAAAAATAagtgtataaaatatatgaattcaaaaaattaaataaagaaaatattaaagaatatggattttttttttttttaattatatttaatttttctacaCTTGACcaaattattacataaataACAACATGGTTAAATATATGCTTAAATATATGCTTAAATATATGCTTAAATATATGCTTAAATATATGCTTAAATATATGCTTAAATATATGCTTAAATATATGCTTAATATATTTGCATGATGTAtacttttaattattattatttttttctttttttttttttcatttacaATATTCTATAGAGAACAGGGTGCATAGACCCAAGAAACTATAAGAACATTTGTtaggaaatgaaaaaaaaaaatatttttactttgaaaaaaaaaacaaatatttgaatataatttaaaatatatatataaaagctcttttttatttttataattgaaGGAATTGTATGCTTCTAGTAGACAACTATTTACGTCTTTTTTAAATTGGATAACTTTTGATTGTGTCAGGTATTTTATCGTTCTTAtatctattatattatttctctatataaattaaataataattaacgGATTTAATGTGTGTGCATAAATTTAAGTCATATTTAaacaaaatgtatatatgtatatatatatatatatatatatatatatatgtataaacaATTTTCATATGAAATATAAAGGATATAATATTTGTAATACTTACAACGAAAAGGCAATTTAATATCCTTTTTAAatgcaaatatttataattttgtaagaaaaatatagatttctttaaatagtaaaaaatataatttttgggTTGTATAAGTTTATCTTCACAATCAGATTTGTCTATAAaggaaaatgaaataatacaTCATGCATATTTGTGTGTATACATTTGTATAGAGGCAGGCAATATGTTCTATTAAGTTTGTTTTAAGTTCGTTTTATAATGTGTAAAATAGCCACACATAGCCCATATTAATctggatatatttttaaggttagtatatatatccgtgtatatgtttattttattgtattacCTTTGGGGATATACTCAATAAACTTGTATAGAACATTTTGTTGTGAAAATATATTGTGTgtatttttgtaattttggataattttataaatcttGAATTGTTTATATCTGGTTTtaagaaatattaaaaaatatatagcctcgattaaaataaaacatattacAAGATagtacaatatatataaacatatatctttagtaattatataaaatgtatttattaactcaattatcttcatttttgtAATTGTTTAAAAagatagaaaataatataatcaaaatattaacattatACTCATTGTCTACTTTATTCACAAACATGTGGTAATTAAGTATAccataaacaaattaattgtTAAGcgcattttattatttttcacatttatatatatttaacattatataattttaaagctatacattttataatcATGAAAACTGCAATAAAtagtttatttaaattattttttttttttttttcaaattatttcaccattaaaatgttatatgTTTATgctataataaaataaacatcGTATTTGGAAATTTCCatgaattaattttttacacaattttccacgaattattttttatgcaatttttcatcaattattttttatgcaattttccatgaattattttttatgcaaaTTTGGAAAATATGTACTTATcgttaaataataaaatatatgaacctAGAAACacaacatatattaaaaatatagataaaattcccgtttaaaataataaatatattacatttatagCAAGTGTGTATTgatacatatttaatattattttgttatttaataaataatggaACGCTTCgacattttaatttttttagaaaatatatcattacatatttaatttataattgtttatattgtaaatatttttttcaagtcaatttattttaatttttatagaaaattttagcaacatatattacataatatatagGAGGGACAGACTTTTATttgtgtatattttatttatgtatattttatttataatattttatttatttattaacattttatttatgtacattttatttatgtacatttgttaattttagttgttgacaaaataaaaaacatataatcaAATTTGcattcataaaaaatttgtataataataatttccgaTATCCTTAATAAACACAACCAACACTGTTAAATTAATTATcactaaaaatatttacttagaatttgaattttttttatgatataataattacattacaaaataaaaaaagtaatatatCAAAAGAAACCATAAGGGGGTTATAGATATgtagttttttttattcctttttttccaACTTGTAcatgtatttttattgtgTGTAAATAAGGCCaacatattatatgcatatttttaaaaataattattattacacaTAAGTTTcgttattttattgttaatatttatcattttattttcttttaaataaacATCGCTCAAAGGAATTTTAAAAGTCTTTTTCttgtaaattatatataggaaaaataattcatggcaagatattttttttctctttttctttctctctatatattattttcacattttCAAGGAAACAAATTTGTGTGTTTATAACATCAATCTACATATATGCAATAATTTTTTCTCTCACTAAAagaaaaatagtaaaaatagtaaaaatagtaaaaatagtaaaaataataaaaaataataaaagtaataaaacataataaaacatagtaaaaaatattaagcCTTTTTTATTTGCACACACATACgtgcacatatatatgctcataaaggaaataaaaaataattcaattaatgtatagcaaataaataaatattatattttaattctttATAGCTACTTCAATGGTGATTTTTTACAAGTACATATACGACATTTCTGTTTTAAAAATACGAATTGAAAAGTAAAATATGTACTAATTCTGTTTGctctttttaaaaatatatttgaaatattttagaCAAGAAAAATAGATTCAAATtctttacaaaaaatatatttacacattaaagaaatataaatgaagGAAAAgacattataaaaattttatatattttacctgaacaaaatatattaataaaaatctTTAACAATTCTTTAAATTGGGCTTAGAAAAAAGTATACTTATGTaagcacatatatataggaTACCATATCAACATTTTAACGAATATACCataaatgttaaaaataaagatatataatatatagtaaTTACATTTAATATGTAATAgactattatttatttatataaaattttagcTAGATagctgttttttttttttttttttttttttttatgaagaAATAATGGAAAATCAGCTAGATGATATTCTTTCATTTAACTCCTATGAAgagtatataaaaacaaaaataaccCCCactgatttattttatatagaagatgtaattatataaataaaaataaattaaacatTATACTGCCTTTTtaagatatataaaatataagttgtttagttaatacaatttttttttttttttttttttttattaaggAAGAACTTATATTTGAGTTATTTTCATTAGGGATAAAAAGTCGAGGGATATTAAGTTATGAAGATTTTCAtagtacatataaaaaaaggaataaaaatgaaaaaaagacaatagaagaagaaaataaagaaaacataatatatgatattaatttattacatAGTAATGTAaaagattttttttatgtgatAGATTATCATTTGCATTTTTGtcgggaaaaaaaaattggcactattttatttattcgatatttgaataaacaaaaatatgaaattagTTCTTATatagatattaataatactaaaattcaggaaaaaataaataaaaaaaaatatatatatgcaagtAAAAAAGATTTGTCTTATTATAATTggcataataattatatatgtacaaaTGATAGTGAAAACTTCAAAGTtgtaattaataaaaaaattggatttatatttaaccatattgatacaaataaatattttattcttaattctaataaagaaacaataatgaaattaaatGACAACATTTCTAAAGATTctactaaaaaaataaatatcaatgAAAAAGAGCATGCAATAAAGCTATATCAAGATGTTAAAAGGGTCGAGCTTAAGGTTCCTAATTATTTACAGTGTATCCTGTACACaattcatttataaaatttatgacCTTTATCTCTGTTCTATTATTCTTCGTTTTATTATTGTTCGATTtacttattaatttttttttttgaggaatatatttacacTTAAGCAGTTAGCTATTATTGCACTTTTTAGATAGTCTTTATTTTGTTCGCCCCTTAATAAGATTagtatattttcatttaattattttgttttgcttatttttccatttattttatttcattattattaattttttttttttgtgtgtgcataatatatttattttatacttAAAAGTAAATAACTGTAGAACAAGTAGTTTTATTGTCTCTATTAAAATgtttcgaaaaaaaaaaggacaGGAATATTACGAAATcgtttaatacattttctCCACAAAATTTAAGAgggataaaaatatatttttattatgaagatatattttttttatttctaacaaatgataataaaaagggaaaataaaataagctAAAATTTTATCTCAAATTCTTTGATAAAGGTattcttttaaataaaataacaataatataataattgtataagcatttactatttatttaataaaaaataaaaaaaataaaagtaataaaaataataaaacatttcCTTGACCTATGCTTGTGAAATACATATGAATTTTATATCATGGaggatataaaaataagttacgaagaaaaagaaaagttTCAAAAAGCCTTTAGACAACATGAATTTAGaattttatttgatgaatatTTTGATGAAATATCAGACggaaaatatagaaaagaaaaagaggattatttattaagtttatattttaaaggggaattaaaaaaagatcAAATTTTAATTAAGCCTAATGAAGTATTTTGTGTTAAAACAAAAATCTTATATTCAAATCAAATGAATCAAaacttatttataaatatatgcacacaTCCAGGTATTTATAGTATTTCATTTGAGAACATTTCAGTAGGAAAACTTAGCATACCTTATTCACTATCTCAAATTCGACCTGACAAGCAaggtaaaaaaattaaaattaattaaaaggCAAAAGTTGTACATGCAAATGTTCCTAAAAATTATTGCACACAAAACATGTAATAATATGTACCAATTGTTACACAACCAcagtatgtatatatatatatatatatatatatatttatttatttatttttattttttttttttttttcattttgtatgCACTCGTGTTGTGTAGTTATATTGCATTGTGATATTCGGCTTTCTTCACTACTGCTATTGCTATTGTTATGTTGTTTCTATTTATGTTATTGCCAAATTTCACATCTTTTAAGGAGAAAAGATATGCTGCCTTACAATCGATTGCTGTGTGAACCCATCAACTGTAGATGCAATAAGAGCATATAATGAggttttaaattttttgctCGAAAATGTTTGTCAATGTATAGAACAAAACTTTATGAAAGATAATGAAAAGGTGTGTCGagatttaaaaattttaaatgatataattTGTAAAGGTGATAAACcctttttattatgtataaataaaaattctatCATAAAAAGTGTTTTaatagaagaagaaaaaaagctagaacaattaaaaaaagagtttgaaaataaagaaactaTAACAACGGAAAATGATGTTAACAAACTTTTGGATAAAAGTAAGATAAAaacagaaataaaaaataatattcaaaatgGTGAAAACAACGTCGTACGAAATGGCGAAACTGATTTAAATTCATGTGAAAAGGAATATgtttcgaaaaaaaaagaaaaacaaaaatatttcatatatcATCAAGGTTCATTAAATACATCATCCTTTTTCAAACTAAAAGAGTATGAACATATTTCTCTAAATTTgccaaataaaataaaaattgtaataaacATTGATAATTATGTTAAGAAAAATGATATCAAAATagatataaaagaaaaaaaaataaatgttatatttaACAATATTGAAGACAATTTAATAATTGATTTACCATATCCATGTGATTCCAAAGATTATTTAtgtgttttaaaaaataaaaaaaaaatagttgaaatatatttaaatttgtgTAAAGAATTTGTCAAAAGTTATACtcaaaaattgtataaagaGCATGTTTATAAAGAAATAGATGACAATAAAGAAGGTTCAGATTCATTTGAATATATTGATGATTTAGTGAAGAGTTATGAGGCCGAAGAagcaaaaaatgaaaaaaatgaaatacaaAACTCTGTTAAATTTAgtgaaaatatatcaatagaTGATTCTAACTCTTTATCGGGAAAACGCGCAGAAAATGGTCCAGAGAATGGTTCAGAAAAGGGTTCAGAGAATGGTTCAGAGAATGAACAAGACATGTCAATAGAATGTTCTAGATGTGGAGATAAAGATAAAGTAGCAATAAATGACCCCAAAGATTCATCAAATAATTGTCTAAattttgatgaaaaaaaagatttttttaattttaacatAGAtgcaaaatttaataaagatTCTAATAATAAGTCTAATGATATAGAACCATGTACATCTGaagaaaatagtaaaaaagaaaaaaaaatttatataaaaagtgATGAAAACTATATAGATGAATGTAATATTAATTTACAAAATGACcaaaatagtatatataatacaaaggATGTTAAAAATGATTGtactttaaaaaatttaaaaatcgAGATGGttcatcaaaaaaaaaattataattccAAACAAGgtgataaaaattttatattaaatgaatataataataaaactgaTTATGTAGTGAAAAAGGATAAAGACAAAAGAGAGATggaaaatttaatttttgaatttaatgaacaagaattatttaattatgataatatgTACGAAAGTATGAACAAGGAGACATTTCTTTCATCCATTCTATGGGCagcatatatatgaaatataaagCTGTCTCGGTtcgtttttttgtttaacaCATTGCACATGTATATCACATACATTATTTATGCATACACCTTTTTACACATTTGAACATGGCTAACTGTGGATAGTGAACATTTTGTATACAACCATTTCATTTCTAGTTCATACAAAATATGACAataattgaaataaaaaaaaaaaatggataaataaggtcgatatatttatttatgtattaaaaataagataaaaaaaatttaagttATTGTGTAAATAAAATGTGGATATTGTATTTTGATCATTTTAAGTTAGATACatgaataaatatgcatcgtttttttaaaaaggttaaatatataaaaaaggataaaaaataatatttaataaataaacattGTGGAGTTTTATTCTCCAAAAATATGttgatataattttatttatatatttatttaaaatatactaAAATTTCCAAGTTAATAATCAAAATGTATTTGAGTATTGGTAACAGTATATTCTTCTACATAATTTTTggttatatttaaaattctTACAATTCCACCACTactattatcattatatatagCATATTTAACACAATTTAAAATAAGATCAAAACATTCTTTTTttgtcatattt harbors:
- a CDS encoding PIH1 domain-containing protein, putative, coding for MEDIKISYEEKEKFQKAFRQHEFRILFDEYFDEISDGKYRKEKEDYLLSLYFKGELKKDQILIKPNEVFCVKTKILYSNQMNQNLFINICTHPGIYSISFENISVGKLSIPYSLSQIRPDKQGEKICCLTIDCCVNPSTVDAIRAYNEVLNFLLENVCQCIEQNFMKDNEKVCRDLKILNDIICKGDKPFLLCINKNSIIKSVLIEEEKKLEQLKKEFENKETITTENDVNKLLDKSKIKTEIKNNIQNGENNVVRNGETDLNSCEKEYVSKKKEKQKYFIYHQGSLNTSSFFKLKEYEHISLNLPNKIKIVINIDNYVKKNDIKIDIKEKKINVIFNNIEDNLIIDLPYPCDSKDYLCVLKNKKKIVEIYLNLCKEFVKSYTQKLYKEHVYKEIDDNKEGSDSFEYIDDLVKSYEAEEAKNEKNEIQNSVKFSENISIDDSNSLSGKRAENGPENGSEKGSENGSENEQDMSIECSRCGDKDKVAINDPKDSSNNCLNFDEKKDFFNFNIDAKFNKDSNNKSNDIEPCTSEENSKKEKKIYIKSDENYIDECNINLQNDQNSIYNTKDVKNDCTLKNLKIEMVHQKKNYNSKQGDKNFILNEYNNKTDYVVKKDKDKREMENLIFEFNEQELFNYDNMYESMNKETFLSSILWAAYI
- a CDS encoding PUB domain-containing protein, putative, whose product is MEENNKIIDQLIELGYSKEISMRVIKMSEAKTVDEALSWIELIEENPDVVNSKINTDNKGENGNSTESISENVAVDKNIESSKEQKPKLTPEEAQKKAIELQKKIREKKLQKEKEEEIEKEKKRIAMTKEIQKRKEQLEEYERKKYIENLERERNEYKKEKQKQLELLKREYEAKFSMTYNPDSQKKKSIEDLGENQKRDEIAILFNNLKNKHKNNKTELISSLNILRKYFSNIKDNILEKKFQKIKKENKVFIEKIKIYEEMITIFLLVGFEDTGEFYVIKNYPNTYLLSSAIKFIDLVIKNLNS